The nucleotide window TACCAGCTTTCCGGACCGTGGTACCGGATATAATTATTTTGATGGGACTTCCTGGGGAGCTATGCCTGCCGGCAGAATAGAAAGTCTTAAAACAGGATGGCCCAGCATTGCACCCTTAGGTGAAAATGGCGAAATTATTGTCAGCCACGATTTTACAAATTTTTTACTTTATTTTCTTACCCGTGAGAACAAAGGTACCGGTGTTTGGACGGAAACGGCCTTTACCTATTCTTCAGGGCCTCCAAGATTGGCCTGGCCGAGGCTGATGACGGGCGGTGAAGATAAACTGACTGTCCATATGCTCGCAAACAGCTACGAAGCCTACCAGGGGATGACTACAGGGACAGTTTATTCACGCTCAATTGACGGTGGCCTGACCTGGGATATTGAGAATATCCTGATTGATGGCATGGGGCCTGATAATTACCTTGAAATAGCAGCAGATGAATACATATGGGCAGAACCACGAAACGGGAAAATTGCTTTCCTCTGCGCAAGTGCCTGGCACGACATGTTTATGATGAAATCGGATGATAACGGAGATTCCTGGGATAAAACAGTGATCTGGGAGCATCCATATCCTTTCTTTGATTGGAATGTGACCATAACCGATACATTTTTCTGTGTTGACAATTCAGCAGGAATTACCCTCGATTATGACGGAAAAGCCCATGTGGTATTTGGAATAAACCGTGTTTTGCATGACGCCGTGGGAACCTCTTATTTCCTATTCCCATATGTGGATGGAATCGGATACTGGAACGAAGATATGGAAACTTTCAGCAATGACTTAAGTGCCCTGGCTCCTCCTTACCTGGGTTATCCGAATTCCGAATTGGTGGAGGATTATAATTATATCGGATGGATGCAGGATGTAAACGGGGACGGGCAAATCGACTTAAATACTGACATTTTATACTACCGAGAATTAGGACCCTCTACCATGCCCACGATCCATGCTGATGAAAACGGGTTTATGGCAGTAATCTTTGCTTCCACAACTGAAACCTATGAAGTGGATGTTTATAATTACAAACATTTGTGGGCCAGGCCTTTTGCCGGTAATGAATGGCACGATTTCACGGACCTTACAAAGGATATCGTTCATATATTCGATGAGTGTATATACCCGCAGTTAGCCCAGAGTTCCGACAACAAGCTTTATTATATGTATAATGCTGATGTTACTCCCGGTGTTGCCCTTGACGACGCTCATGGTTACCAGGATAATCGGCAGGTATTTGCAATGGTGGATAAATCCGACCTTTATCCTGCAATTGGATACGAAGAACTTTCATCGGGAAATTCGAATTTTTC belongs to Bacteroidota bacterium and includes:
- a CDS encoding T9SS type A sorting domain-containing protein, encoding MRKTLLLLLFMGFFTMLLAQERAFLPKEFARIAVKATYERPADKIIDNLQPENMDSWKGTAAITETQIGNTVYDLQSNKLLGNRVCRFDDGTIGAVWTMGLSATSFPDRGTGYNYFDGTSWGAMPAGRIESLKTGWPSIAPLGENGEIIVSHDFTNFLLYFLTRENKGTGVWTETAFTYSSGPPRLAWPRLMTGGEDKLTVHMLANSYEAYQGMTTGTVYSRSIDGGLTWDIENILIDGMGPDNYLEIAADEYIWAEPRNGKIAFLCASAWHDMFMMKSDDNGDSWDKTVIWEHPYPFFDWNVTITDTFFCVDNSAGITLDYDGKAHVVFGINRVLHDAVGTSYFLFPYVDGIGYWNEDMETFSNDLSALAPPYLGYPNSELVEDYNYIGWMQDVNGDGQIDLNTDILYYRELGPSTMPTIHADENGFMAVIFASTTETYEVDVYNYKHLWARPFAGNEWHDFTDLTKDIVHIFDECIYPQLAQSSDNKLYYMYNADVTPGVALDDAHGYQDNRQVFAMVDKSDLYPAIGYEELSSGNSNFSVSQNIPNPINGNTTISIETRKPLKLGFTLQNAMGQEVYRLDLGRVDGRSTIILDTSLYPGGLYFYTVTSGNEKITKKMIIN